The DNA region TCCAGACGTCTGGCTACAGAAGTGGGGCTGATGCTGATGTTGAGACGTCCTCCAGTGTGTCCCTACATCATAGAAATGTATGAGTGGTTCGATCGACCCCTGGTCTTCTCACTCGTTCTGGAGTTCCCTCAACCCTGCGTGACCTTGCGAGAGTTCATCATGGATTCGTCAGGACTGAGTGAAGCGGTCGCACGTGGCTTCATGCGTCAGTTAGTCCTGGCGGTGCAGCACTGCATAAACCACGGCGTGTTTCATAATGACGTCCATGCTGACAACGTCCTGGTGAACACCGACACTCTGGAGCTGAAGCTGATTGACTTCGGCTCCGGTCACCTGCTTGACAGCACTGGATATGACAGCATCAAATATATAGGTGAGCTGCCTTTTGTATTGcattgtgatttattttgttttgtgaaaaatattaatCGTATGATGTCTTTCTTACAGGAGCATTCCTGTTCTGCCCACCAGAGGTCTTCTCCAAACCCAAATACTACGCCGTCCCAACAAACGTCTGGACTCTAGGTGTGACGCTGTACATGATGGTCAACATAAAGCTGCCTTTTTCAAGTGTCAAGCAAATATTGAAAGCCTGTCCTTTCCCTTGGAAAGCTGACCTATCTTGCGGTGAGAAAACTgataaacatttacctctcacTCTAGCTTTTATCAGATATTTGAGAAGGTGTTTTCACACCACACGCTCTGGTGTGTTACGTGCTCTTGACTAACCGTCTCTCTTCTCCAAACAGCATGCAGTGATCTGATCCACCAGTGTCTGGAGCGCAGTCCAGCGAAGCGGCCCACGTTAGAGCAGATCTTACAGCACCAATGGTTTGAAAGTCAGCTCTAGGATGAAGGCAGGCGTGGGATCCTTCTGTCCTCTGGGTCAGACGAAGAGAAGATCTGCAGTTATTCTCATTAGAGGTCAAGTACTGTTGTATTTTTCATTTCTGAATTATGATCAGAAAACGAAGCAGCTATTGAACAGTACTGAACTGACTGGAGGATATGTTAATGTTCTGGTCCTTTTCTAAATAACATGATCAGATGATGAAACAGAGACTAGATGAAGTGAGGATCAATAATACTGTTCCTCAGAGGACACACAACATCCAGTCGGCTGAAGAACCCTGGACTAGACAGAAAACACAACTCAGAGACAGAAACAATGTCTCATTCTCTCGAGAACATGAACCATAGACCTCTAAAGGACCAATGTGCGATGTTTGAAATGCAAACACGTTTTCCAGTCTCGGTCTACGCCTGATATTATTTACCGTGACTGATTCTGAATTGATCATGATTTCTGATTTCACATGAATGCAGTGCTTCCAGGTGTTTTTAATGATAGACTTAACCAGCGCTGCAGCTCTAATGATCGGTTCAgctttataatatataatgcataataattcattattataggtttattattaaatttttttaataaaatttgttaaattaaaGTGATTTCTTTTGGAAGAAATAAAAGTAGGTTCTTTTTAAACTTGTGACAAGTTGTTACATACACAGTATTTAAAACAATGCTTCTAAATCctggggaaaaaaaagtaaatgcccaacaaggaattttggcaatttatttattggttaaaaacacttatattacactgctcatttatatcacattcctcacttgcattacactgcttacttaattcactcacttatattacactgctccctactatccatatgcatctttgctctttcatgtttttttcaccTTCTCTGAGAGATGATGCATTTTGGTGGCACCTGTAGTTGTCTACGTGATGAAACAAAGAGATCTTGAGGCTCCAATTGCTCCACATTAAGCAGAACTCTGTGTATTTGAAATTTGACTAATTCTTTCGTCGGAGGCGGCAACCTATGCAGGGAATGGGCCAGACTCAAGAGCTGATGCTCCACCTCAGATGGCTGCTCCCTACGCCTTCTCTGAGCTCTTCTTCTTGATGGTGCTGTATCAATAATGATAACACATTTTGTACAATGAGAAGGCGGAAAAGGATTCAACTGATTCACAAACCATCAGTGTGAGGCTATGAGTGCTTACTGTAGATATAATATTATTGCCTGTACACACCTGTGGGTCAGCAGCAGATGTTGAAGGGCCGGCAGTGGAAGCTGAAGCAGCAGCAGGTTCTGGCAGAGGGGACCCAGGCTCACTGCCAGCAAAAGAACCAGTCGGCTCTGTCAtgacaatattaaatattaatacaacatTACACACATTGTACATTACACCAGACAAAGAAATTAATTTAGACTTTTCATCATAAAACACAACATATATGCCCTGTTGTGAACACACCTCCTGTCTCTGAGtgccctgctgctgctgctgctgcttctgtctCACCCTGGTCCTCGGGGTGCTCGTATCCTGCGGCCTGGTTCTCCTCATTCCCCCTCTCCATATTCCCGCTGGTCTCCCGTGGGAAGACGAAGGGATTAAGGAAAGACAGGACCGCAGAGTACTTCCACTTTTCCCTGACCCTGCTGCTGACCCACTCCTCTTCTCTGTCTCCTTTCTCCTCTCTTTTAAATATGTGTCCCTAAGACTCTTGCACTTCTTTCTGCACACTTTCTCTGAATAAACACATCAACTCAATATGTATATATAGCTCAAATTGAGTAAAGAGCATTTTTTACAACTTACCAGATTGTCCGACCACCTCACTCACTTTCTTTCTAGCAAGATCCGTTTTATTTCTGTTTCTATAAAAGTATGAAGAAGTATCATACAGCTCCGGGTATCCACATACAGCGATGATATATTTGTCCTCCCTTGTTGTTTCGGATTTTCCCTCTGCTTG from Carassius carassius chromosome 1, fCarCar2.1, whole genome shotgun sequence includes:
- the LOC132103064 gene encoding serine/threonine-protein kinase pim-2-like encodes the protein MCPASESVSNETEAAAWLDNISFCSGFCQWIDEELIDSLPADSQQPVESTRASEAEAVSAQPSAEKSPTEIRTGGSRRSRIHAFFKRAWKAVKKPFLRCRRTRVESDPEPASVPGPSELQNGPDTEPTSAPDLPDWRPTTKSLHKLYTMQDLIGTGSFGKVYKAIRKSDGREVAIKTTRKWNNCYSLQIPGCSRRLATEVGLMLMLRRPPVCPYIIEMYEWFDRPLVFSLVLEFPQPCVTLREFIMDSSGLSEAVARGFMRQLVLAVQHCINHGVFHNDVHADNVLVNTDTLELKLIDFGSGHLLDSTGYDSIKYIGAFLFCPPEVFSKPKYYAVPTNVWTLGVTLYMMVNIKLPFSSVKQILKACPFPWKADLSCGEKTDKHLPLTLAFIRYLRRCFHTTRSGVLRALD